A window of Primulina tabacum isolate GXHZ01 chromosome 4, ASM2559414v2, whole genome shotgun sequence contains these coding sequences:
- the LOC142542021 gene encoding putative mitochondrial protein AtMg00860, translating to MALDEIKELKEQLQELLDKRQIRPSVSPWGVPVLFVKKKDGSMRLCIDYREHNKITIKNMYPLPLVDDLFDQLKGSSVFSKLDLRTGHVISKTGVSVDPRKVEAITDWPRPKNATDIRRVFGLAGYYRKFVEGFFSIAVLLTKLTHKNSKFIWSESCEKSFQTLKEKLASTLVLILPAENKDFTIYSNTSKEGLGCVLMQEGRVIATHQGS from the exons ATGGCACTAGATGAGATCAAAGAGCTGAAAGAACAACTACAAGAATTACTAGATAAAAGGCAAATTCGACCGAGTGTGTCCCCATGGGGAGTTCCAgtactctttgtaaagaagaaagacgggagtatgagattgtgcatcgacTATAGAGAACATaacaagatcacaatcaagaacatGTACCCTCTACCACTGGTAGACGATCTATTTGATCAACTTAAGGGATCCTCCGTCTTTTCTAAACTGGACCTGAGGACAG gacatgtgatctcGAAAACAGGAGTGTCAGTGGATCCAaggaaagtagaggcaattacAGACTGGCCTAGACCAAAAAACGCCACCGATATCAGAAGAGTTTTTGGATTGGCAGGTTACTACCGGAAATTTGTCGAAGGATTTTTCTCGATAGCCGTACTATTGACGAAACTCACACATAAGAATTCTAAGTTCATCTGGAGTGAAAGTTGTGAGAAGAGTTTCCAGACATTGAAAGAGAAACTCGCATCCACGCTAGTGTTGATCTTGCCCGCAGAGAATAAAGATTTCACTATTTACAGTAACACATCTAAGGAAGGTctaggatgtgtactcatgcaggAAGGAAGGGTGATCgctacgcatcaaggcagttga
- the LOC142542022 gene encoding uncharacterized protein LOC142542022, with translation MFKRPNQSGGPPSGQSPATNYQGLKLCPKCDFRHPRECRRASDVSFGCGKSGHRIAECPTAANRPAELNKGTGPNAGAGPSKPKEDKPNARVFAMTKEDADDASEVVSGTVLIQKVPAYALFDSGATHSFMSKRFSKKLGCKLEKLTESFRIATPTSRAIETHEIYKVCKISIGNQTFSANLIQLIMVDFDIILGMDWLARNNAIVDRKRKRVKLRTPDQEEVVYHGKSKERKSLLSASQAWRAMKSGEDIYLAILSELKEEIKLKLEGIPIVREFPDVYPEELSGTALNREVEF, from the coding sequence ATGTTCAAGAGGCCCAATCAGTCAGGTGGACCTCCCTCGGGGCAATCCCCCGCCACAAACTATCAAGGACTCAAGCTGTGCCCGAAATGTGATTTCAGACATCCCAGGGAATGTCGAAGGGCTAGCGATGTAAGCTTTGGATGTGGGAAATCGGGGCACAGAATTGCAGAATGCCCTACCGCCGCCAACCGACCAGCAGAGCTGAACAAAGGAACTGGGCCAAATGCAGGAGCCGGCCCTAGTAAACCAAAGGAGGACAAACCTAATGCCAGAGTCTTTGCCATGACTAAGGAAGACGCGGACGACGCCAGTGAAGTCGTGTCAGGTACCGTCCTAATTCAAAAAGTTCCTGCTTACGCGTTATTTGACTCTGGTGCTACACATTCCtttatgtctaagagattttctAAGAAGTTAGGATGTAAGCTCGAGAAACTAACTGAGTCCTTTCGAATAGCCACACCTACCAGTAGGGCCATTGAAACTCACGAAATTTACAAAGTTTGTAAAATCAGTATCGGTAATCAGACTTTTAGCGCCAATTTGATACAGTTGATCATGGTTGACTTCGACATCATcttagggatggattggttagcaagaAACAATGCGATAGTAGATCGTAAGAGGAAGAGAGTCAAACTCCGAACCCCAGATCAGGAGGAAGTCGTGTATCATGGTAAATCCAAGGAGAGGAAGTCACTGCTTTCCGCATCTCAAGCTTGGAGGGCCATGAAATCCGGAGAAGACATATACCTAGCAATACTTAGTGAATTAAAAGAGGAAATCAAACTTAAACTGGAGGGCATCCCGATAGTGAGAGAGTTCCCAGATGTTTATCCAGAAGAACTCTCTGGGACGGCCCTGAATCGCGAAGTTGAGTTTTAA
- the LOC142543327 gene encoding berberine bridge enzyme-like D-2 — MKMKCSTTNYVLFPSSVFVFFLASALCHQHADTLKSCLIDHNVRNFTIYPSSHNDPSVYFSFLDFSIQNLRFSGTSVPKPIAIILPVSREQLINSVKCCKKGYWEIRVRCGGHSYEGTSYVSNDGSPFVLIDVMNLDRVSVDVESESAWVEGGATLGQTYYAISASSQVLGFSAGSCPTVGIGGHIAGGGFGLLSRKYGLAADNVVDALLIDANGRLLNREAMGEDVFWAIRGGGGGTWGIVYAWKIQLLKVPETVTCFILSRPGPRRHVSKLVNKWQHVAPELGNDFYLSAFVGAGLPQMKKTGLSVTFKGFFLGPKSEVISILNGVFPELNISPEDCLEMTWIESILYFSGLDNGSSVADLNDRFLLDKHYFKAKSDYVRAPISETGLTSAIKILEKEPKGYVILDPYGGAMREISSESIAFPHRKGNLYGIQYLVEWQEEYNFESNNYIEWIRGFYNEMTPYVSSGPRAAYINYMDFDLGVMDYLNSSVAVADPVEMARIWGEKYFLKNYERLVKAKTIIDPFNVFRNQQGIPPMSASYGKAQV, encoded by the coding sequence ATGAAAATGAAGTGTTCTACTACGAATTATGTATTGTTTCCTTCgagtgtttttgtattttttttggcTTCTGCATTATGTCATCAACATGCTGATACGCTTAAATCTTGCTTGATTGATCATAATGTCAGAAATTTCACCATATACCCGAGTTCTCATAATGATCCTAGTGTTTACTTCagttttcttgatttttcaatTCAAAATCTTCGTTTTTCTGGTACCTCGGTCCCGAAACCGATAGCCATCATATTGCCAGTGAGCAGAGAGCAGCTAATAAACAGCGTTAAGTGTTGCAAAAAAGGGTATTGGGAAATTAGAGTGAGGTGTGGTGGACATAGTTATGAGGGAACTTCATATGTATCTAATGATGGATCGCCCTTTGTGTTGATAGACGTTATGAATCTGGATCGAGTTTCTGTGGACGTTGAATCCGAATCAGCTTGGGTCGAGGGAGGTGCGACGCTAGGCCAGACTTATTATGCCATTTCAGCGTCGAGCCAAGTTCTTGGATTTTCAGCGGGATCATGCCCCACTGTGGGGATTGGAGGGCACATAGCCGGCGGTGGATTCGGATTATTATCAAGAAAATACGGCCTTGCTGCTGATAATGTGGTGGATGCACTTCTTATTGACGCGAACGGCAGGCTACTAAACCGGGAAGCCATGGGGGAAGACGTGTTTTGGGCCATTCGGGGAGGCGGTGGCGGCACTTGGGGCATTGTTTACGCATGGAAAATCCAGCTGCTGAAAGTACCCGAAACGGTGACATGTTTCATTCTTTCTAGGCCTGGACCAAGGCGTCACGTGTCAAAACTAGTCAACAAATGGCAGCATGTTGCACCGGAGCTAGGAAATGACTTTTATTTGTCGGCTTTTGTTGGGGCAGGCTTGCCACAGATGAAAAAAACTGGTCTTTCGGTTACGTTTAAAGGGTTCTTTTTAGGTCCAAAATCAGAAGTTATATCAATCTTAAATGGTGTGTTTCCAGAATTGAATATTTCACCAGAGGACTGCCTAGAAATGACTTGGATCGAGTCCATTCTTTACTTTTCAGGACTGGACAACGGAAGCTCGGTTGCCGACTTAAACGACCGTTTTCTACTAGATAAGCATTATTTCAAGGCTAAATCAGACTATGTCAGGGCTCCCATATCAGAAACCGGACTAACATCTGCCATCAAAATTCTTGAAAAGGAACCAAAGGGATATGTTATCTTAGATCCTTACGGAGGAGCCATGCGAGAAATAAGCAGTGAATCTATTGCTTTTCCTCACAGAAAAGGTAACCTTTACGGAATACAGTATTTAGTTGAATGGCAAGAAGAATACAACTTCGAAAGCAATAATTATATAGAGTGGATCAGAGGATTTTACAACGAAATGACACCATATGTTTCATCCGGTCCAAGGGCTGCTTACATAAACTACATGGACTTCGATCTTGGAGTTATGGATTACTTAAATAGCAGTGTAGCAGTTGCTGATCCAGTGGAGATGGCAAGGATTTGGGGAGAGaaatatttcttgaaaaattatgAGAGATTAGTCAAAGCCAAGACAATTATTGATCCATTTAATGTTTTCAGAAATCAACAAGGTATTCCTCCAATGTCTGCTTCATACGGAAAAGCACAAGTATAg
- the LOC142543326 gene encoding pectinesterase-like: protein MGYDMGSKKKKVAVAGLASILLVAAVVAVTVGVSNKGGDSSAAPANNGSPTISASTKAVKAICSPTDYKETCEQSLADANTTDPKELIKLAFNYAVKNIGEVIQNSTLLKDAAADERTKGALDTCQDLLHTSIDDLQRSFEKFGEFDVSNLNEYVEDVKTWLSASITYQETCIDGFENTTGDTAEKMKKLLKTAGELSSNGLAMVDDFSTILSGLNLESLGSSRRLLGSSQDSIPSFVNPEARKLLSITPISLKPNAVVAQDGSTPYKTIKAAIDAIPKKNNDTFVILVKAGLYKETVIIPKKVNNVVLIGEGPTKTRITGNKNFAEGTQTFHSATLAVNGEGFIAKDIAIENTAGPEKHQAVAVRVSGDKAIFYNVHMDGYQDTLYAHAYRQYYRDCVISGTIDFVFGDALSIFQKTRLVVRKPMNNQACMVTAQGRKDHRGVGAIILQSCDIVADPAFTAAKPALEAYLGRPWKEFSRTIIMQSNIDGFIAPEGWSPWAGTFALDTLYYGEYQNRGAGSNLSDRVKWKGIKKITPQIASSFAGGKVYTDDLWLRGSGVPYVPTLV from the exons atgggATACGATATGGGAAGCAAGAAGAAGAAGGTGGCCGTCGCCGGTCTGGCCTCCATTCTCTTGGTGGCGGCCGTGGTTGCTGTGACGGTCGGCGTCTCCAATAAAGGTGGAGACAGCAGCGCTGCCCCAGCCAATAACGGCTCACCCACCATCAGCGCCTCTACTAAGGCGGTGAAAGCCATTTGCTCCCCCACAGATTACAAGGAAACCTGTGAGCAGTCTCTTGCCGATGCCAACACCACCGACCCAAAGGAGCTGATCAAGTTGGCATTCAACTACGCTGTTAAGAATATCGGAGAAGTCATTCAGAACTCGACTCTGTTGAAAGACGCCGCCGCCGATGAGAGGACCAAGGGGGCCTTGGACACTTGCCAAGACTTGCTCCACACCTCTATCGACGACCTCCAGAGATCGTTCGAGAAGTTCGGCGAATTCGATGTCAGCAATTTGAATGAGTACGTTGAGGATGTTAAGACATGGCTTAGCGCCTCTATCACATACCAGGAGACTTGCATTGATGGGTTTGAGAACACCACCGGTGACACTGCGGAGAAGATGAAGAAGCTGTTGAAAACCGCGGGAGAGTTATCCAGCAATGGCCTCGCAATGGTGGATGATTTCTCCACCATCTTGTCTGGTTTGAATTTGGAAAGCTTAGGCAGCAGCCGCCGGCTACTAGGATCCAGCCAGGATTCGATCCCTTCTTTCGTGAACCCCGAGGCACGAAAGCTCCTTTCCATCACGCCCATATCTTTGAAGCCGAACGCGGTTGTGGCACAAGATGGAAGTACACCGTATAAGACCATCAAGGCAGCCATCGATGCCATCCCGAAGAAGAATAACGATACTTTTGTGATTCTTGTGAAGGCTGGTTTGTACAAGGAAACTGTTATAATCCCAAAGAAGGTGAACAACGTTGTGTTGATCGGAGAGGGGCCGACAAAGACTAGAATCACCGGCAACAAGAACTTTGCCGAGGGCACCCAAACCTTCCACTCTGCCACTCTTG CCGTGAACGGAGAAGGTTTCATCGCCAAGGACATCGCAATTGAGAACACTGCCGGCCCCGAAAAGCACCAAGCCGTGGCTGTCCGTGTTTCTGGAGACAAGGCCATCTTCTACAACGTCCACATGGACGGTTACCAAGACACCCTCTACGCACATGCCTACCGCCAGTACTACCGTGACTGCGTCATCTCCGGCACCATCGACTTCGTCTTCGGCGACGCCTTGTCCATCTTCCAGAAAACCCGCCTGGTCGTCCGCAAGCCAATGAACAACCAAGCATGCATGGTCACCGCACAAGGCCGCAAGGACCACCGTGGAGTCGGCGCCATCATTCTCCAAAGCTGCGACATCGTGGCTGATCCAGCTTTCACCGCTGCAAAGCCCGCCTTGGAAGCCTACCTCGGACGTCCATGGAAGGAGTTCTCCAGGACAATCATCATGCAATCCAACATCGACGGGTTCATTGCACCGGAAGGGTGGTCTCCATGGGCCGGAACTTTTGCTCTGGATACATTGTACTACGGTGAGTACCAGAACCGTGGAGCCGGGTCGAATCTTTCGGACCGGGTTAAGTGGAAGGGTATCAAGAAGAT